In one window of Canis aureus isolate CA01 chromosome 25, VMU_Caureus_v.1.0, whole genome shotgun sequence DNA:
- the LOC144296780 gene encoding keratin, type II microfibrillar, component 5-like isoform X2, with product MCEEVQATVQKHMHSPRHSKEELNRLNQAIQRLTAEVDGVKSQPCELDRATEPPALQEDRASDSAQGKLAWLEAALQRAKHDMVRQLREYQDLMIIKLGLDFEIATYRKLLESEESRLGLGFGTGSLSTLGSAPRSLARLPGGAGPGGLERSTPGGGCGC from the exons ATG TGCGAGGAGGTGCAGGCGACCGTGCAGAAACACATGCACAGCCCGAGGCACAGCAAGGAGGAGCTGAACAGGCTTAACCAGGCCATCCAGCGGCTGACTGCGGAGGTGGACGGCGTTAAGAGTCAG CCCTGTGAACTGGACAGAGCCACAGAACCACCAGCCCTGCAGGAGGACAGAGCCTCAGACAGTGCCCAGGGCAAGCTGGCCTGGCTGGAGGCCGCCCTGCAGCGAGCCAAGCACGACATGGTCCGGCAGCTGCGCGAGTACCAGGACCTCATGATCATCAAGCTGGGCCTGGACTTTGAGATCGCCACCTACCGCAAGCTGCTGGAGAGCGAGGAGAGCAG GCTTGGTCTGGGATTCGGGACAGGGAGCCTCT CCACTCTGGGCTCAGCCCCCCGCAGCCTGGCCCGCCTGCCTGGAGGAGCGGGCCCTGGCGGCCTGGAGAGGAGCACCCCTGGCGGCGGCTGCGGATGCTGA
- the LOC144296780 gene encoding keratin, type II cytoskeletal 8-like isoform X1 has product MCEEVQATVQKHMHSPRHSKEELNRLNQAIQRLTAEVDGVKSQPCELDRATEPPALQEDRASDSAQGKLAWLEAALQRAKHDMVRQLREYQDLMIIKLGLDFEIATYRKLLESEESRLSLGRRKHRSSAFSLLQEVISKTELPEFKQEGLSLRLGLGFGTGSLSTLGSAPRSLARLPGGAGPGGLERSTPGGGCGC; this is encoded by the exons ATG TGCGAGGAGGTGCAGGCGACCGTGCAGAAACACATGCACAGCCCGAGGCACAGCAAGGAGGAGCTGAACAGGCTTAACCAGGCCATCCAGCGGCTGACTGCGGAGGTGGACGGCGTTAAGAGTCAG CCCTGTGAACTGGACAGAGCCACAGAACCACCAGCCCTGCAGGAGGACAGAGCCTCAGACAGTGCCCAGGGCAAGCTGGCCTGGCTGGAGGCCGCCCTGCAGCGAGCCAAGCACGACATGGTCCGGCAGCTGCGCGAGTACCAGGACCTCATGATCATCAAGCTGGGCCTGGACTTTGAGATCGCCACCTACCGCAAGCTGCTGGAGAGCGAGGAGAGCAG GCTAAGTTTGGGCCGAAGAAAGCATAGATCTTCagccttctctctcctccaggaAGTCATCAGTAAAACTGAGCTACCGGAATTTAAGCAGGAAGGACTGAGTTTAAG GCTTGGTCTGGGATTCGGGACAGGGAGCCTCT CCACTCTGGGCTCAGCCCCCCGCAGCCTGGCCCGCCTGCCTGGAGGAGCGGGCCCTGGCGGCCTGGAGAGGAGCACCCCTGGCGGCGGCTGCGGATGCTGA